The window TTTGGTAAAATACTCCGTAATGACTCTAATCCAAAATTAAAGCCGTTCAAGTTTATCGGAATGCCCGAAccaaatcaaatttaaaattttaatcatgTAATTGAAAATTTGGTAAAATACTCCGTAATGACTCTAATCCATAATTAAAACCGTTCAAGTTTCTCGGAATGCCCAAACCTGATCATCTAGGGCTTGGCATCACTGTGCTTTTATCAGAAAACTTGCAGCCAGTATATAGTACGACGTGAAAAATAATTCTATTCCCTTGTTTATTTTCcttctatttatttttaattaattattacatcgGAGTGAAGTTctgtatttttaaaagtaaaaaataattacatcaGTAATAgataaagtgaaaaaaaattgttttcaagttctgtatttttaaaagtaaaaaaaaattacattagtAATAGATaaagtgaaaaataaattattttgataAGGAGGAAGTAGAAATGAAGATGTTAATGACCAACCATTCTTCAACCCAAATATACATTATTTAATATTTACAAGAGATgctaaaattatttatatattttaaaatggagggaacACAATATTACAACGGAATTATGGCGGCACTTAAATCTTCTGTGTGTCAATTACTAAAAAAAGTATGTTCAAATTAATATTAACTCAAATTTCAAGGAATTCAAACAAAATGGAGACAAAATGCTGTCGTATTCCGAAGTTCATGTTCCCTTGGGCCGTGGCCCGTGGCCGCCACCCGAGAGCATCACACTGAACAAGTACCACTCCCACTGCCGGCGCTGcccccaccggcggcggcagcggcggcggcggaggccatgGCTGAGCTGCGGCattcgacggtggcggcggccgcggcccgcTCCTCCAACTCCCCCGCGAAGCGCGACTCCGACGCctctgccgcctcctcccccttcgCCTCCACCTCAtccgcgcgcggccgcggcggcggcgacgacgacgacggcaaggATGCGCAccgctcctcccctctcctccctcatcACCACAAGCGCCTCGGCTTGCCCTCTCCCCTCCGCTCGCTCCTCGCCCTCGAGGACCCCAGGTCCCcctccgcgtcctcctcctACCGGATCTTGTTCGCCCTCCTCgcgttcctcctcctcgccgccaccttctcCGCGACCTCCGTTTGGTCCCGCCTCGTGAGTTCCTCTCCTCTTCCGAATTTCGGTTTTCATCAGACTCGCAACTTACCAATGCTTCCTGTTTTTGATCCTAGAATGCGCCCTACTTGTGCCAGAAGGATGGGATCACGCTGCACTGCCCTGAGGTGGAGTGTTCTTCATCTGCACACGCAAAGTTTCAGTGAATGTTGGTGTGCGTCGGGAGATTTGGTCTAaataatttgtttgttttgggtGCAGACGAAGGAAGCCCCCTCCCTATGGGAGAATCCACGTGCTGCTACCACGTCCTGGAAACCCTGTGCAGAGCGCCGCAGCAATGAACCATCAGGCAAGTCCAGCACTCGCATCGCGATAGGCGACAATGCAGCATCTTCACATAGTTTAAAGGAGTTGTAATCTTCATATCAATCAGTCATTTATCCAAAATTCTTTGGGCCCTGAGTGAACTAGATGGTACTCCGTACATAATTTGTCAAACCAGCTAAAATCTGAATTTCCAGTTTTATTTTGAGATTAGGTTGAACTGTGATCCGTAATTTGATGCTAGGTCGCTGGTTTATGAGACATGATCCATAGTTCCATTTCAGATGATTGGTTATGAAACGGCATATGGTGATTTTAATCCGTGTTAACTGTTACAAAAAATTTCAGACAGAAGTTAGGTCGAGATCCATTGTTTCATATAATGTGGTTGATTTATAAGAAAACATATGGCATATTTATTCCATGCTAATTATTGAGACATTGCATATGAGATGTGAGGGTAAATTTAAAATGCAGTTCGCATCCACCTTTTTCGTTGTTAGTGAGCAATATGAGTACATGGGTCAAAATTCATAAATAGGATACTTTCCTTGTAAAGTACTTTGCTAGGTCTAGTTAACTCTATTTAAACGTAAGCTGGTCTTTCTTCTTGCCATGTTTCTTATACTGTCTCTTAATGATTCATTGCAAGCAAGCTTTCTTCAAACTGTGTATACACACACACTTTTGTTTTGTACAATTGTGCCTTCAACAATCATTGAACATCAGTTTCTTGTCATGAGTGACTATAATATATGTCTATATCACGCAGATGTCCCACCTGAGAATGAAACCTCTGGATATATTTTTATTCATGCTGAGGGTGGACTGAACCAACAGCGTATAGCTGTATGTATGCTCTTCTATTTCTCCCAGGCTTCCTCTCCTTATTTTGTCTCAGTGGTTGAGTGCTAAATGTTCGTTTAGATCCTGCAACGGTTTGCTGCCTAAGCATATATTTATCACAATATAATAATGTATACCAGATCTCGTTATTTGAGAACTATTTATCTTATGAGATTAGTTGTTGCAAAAGGACAATTACAGTAGCCTTTCAGTATAATCTATAATTCCTCTTGATAGCATGGTTGCATGAGTTTATTATGATCTACTAAAAGCTggattaagaaaaatatatgttatctTGCTGTTTAATACTATTTAATTTCCCCTAGCCCACAGAATGATCATACAGACTTCTTGAGCAGCAGTCATTCGTGTCCTAGGATGGCATTGAGTTCCAGTTAAAGCAGATGGTCTGCATGTTAATTTCACTCATCTCTTGTTTTTTCAGATATGTAACGCTGTTGCAATTGCTAAGATAATGAAGGCAACGCTTATTTTGCCAGTTCTAAAGCAGGATCAAATATGGAAAGACCAGACGTAAGTTTTCAAGTCTAGTGTCTTCTACTTGTCTGTTTCCCTTATGATAGTTAGTGGGTAGTTATATGTTACAAAATTTGCTTCGCTAAATCTCTAATGAAGTGCCCTGCAACTCAGGAGTCAACACACTGTCCACTTAGAATGTGAGAGTTTAGAAATGCAGAAAAAATTGTGTTCTGCCTTGATTTCTTATTTATTCTCATAAATCTAAACAGTTGTCTTAATCTTTCTAATGTTGATGCATTTATGTTGAACAGTTCAGCAGCTGCTGTGGAAAATAAAATTGACTAACTTTTCTGCATAAGTGCGCTTCAAATGTAGTTGTTTCTGATACTTAAAATGAGCATTGTAGTGTTGCACCCTCAGTTATTTTCCCTGAAAAATTCATGACCACTGTAATGTTTCTGATAGTATGCTTACAATGACCATTGTAGTGTTGCACCCTCAGTCATTCTCCCTGGAAAACTCATAACGACTGTAATATAAATTAATTTCTGGCTAGTAAATTAGATAAGGaaacatttttattttgtgttgtcAATTTTACCAAGCTAGTACATGGACATTAAGAATCCAAATCAAGGTTGTTTTTAGAACATTTCAATTTATAGTAATAATCTTATAACCGCAGAAGTTTGTGATACGTGCTTAGCTGGTGTTAAGTTCAATTCCATAATGGGTACTGAGTCCCATACCTGGAATAATTGCTAGTTGCATAGAGTCATgaactcatgattttcttagTTGCAGTATTTTCTGATTCGTTTCCTTTATATGCATTGTGTTTTGGCATCAGTAATTTTTAAGCACATGTATCTTATGTGCAGGAAGTTTGAAGATATCTTTGACGTGGATCATTTTATAAACTATTTGAAGGATGATGTGCGCATTGTCCGAGACATTCCTGACTGGTTTACAGAAAAAGATGAGCTCTTTACTAGTATAAAGTATGTGCTACACTCACACTTACTCCTTGCATTTACTCTGAACTACCTTTACTTTTGGAAAATCAATGTTACAACAAGTGAATACTGTTGACAATGAGCTTGGCAAAACCATTTGCTATTTTGCTGCCATCATAGCATTTTTTCATGGATTTGGTGAAAAACCTAATACTACTTCCATGCTGTTATACTGTAATTGTCTTGTATCCTTAGCTAGAGTCATTTAAgaatacatttattttatttttaaagatTTTATTGTATACTCATTGGAAGTCCAGAGGACCATCTGAAATATATCCATCAAAACAGTTGTTTCCAAGATTTCTATCAGTTTTCTTGGTTGTCTTTGTTCTATCTCAAGATGATGGGAGAGTACACTTTCATATAACCGTTATAGAATTGATATTGTCATCCCAAAGTCCAATTTAAATCCCCACTGCCTACAGTTTAGTGGAACCAAGTATCCTGTGACTATCTTCTTACCACGAAGTGAAGATCTATGATTAAAACGTGGATTATTTCTTTTTGTGAGCAAAAATGGTTGGAACTGTTCAAAGTCTTTCTTTCACTAGCTGCTGTCCTGCCTTGTTCTCCCTATTAGAATTTATTCGTTTACCTTCTTAATTTCTCATTCATTGTATGCATTGATCTTCTTGTACAGTGATATATATGTTAGAGATCAACAGATTGCACTGTATTCATaccttttatttatatatatttcactGTATTTCATTGATCTATCACAGGCGTACTGTGAAGAACATCCCAAAGTATGCATCTGCTCAGTTTTACATTGATAATGTACTCCCGAGGATCAAAGAGAAAAAGATAATGTCTATTAAGCCATTTGTCGACAGGTTGGGGTAAGTCAATAATTGACTGATGATTATTCATACATTTTATTCCGAAATCCAAAATATCAATCAAGTTCAATCAGCTCCAGCACATTATGAAGGGAACATTGTTCCCTCCTTTTTTTGCTTTGTAGTTTCTGATATACTACAATTTACCATATCTTTGCATGGCATTGAACAACCAAAGCCTAACATAAAAACTTCAATTTCAGGTACGATAATGTCCCAATGGAGATTAACCGGCTACGATGCAGAGTTAATTATCATGCACTAAAGTTCCTGCCTGACATTGAAGAAATGGCTGATAAGCTGGCAGCAAGGATGAGGAACCGAACTGGCAGTGTAAATCCGTACATGTAAGCTACCTTAGAGAATACAGCCATCTGCTGCTTGCCCAACCTAACTGAAGTTGGCAACTTAAGTTCATTTCTAATCAAGTGTAGCACTTTCCTTTTGAAGGGCTCTTCATCTGAGATTTGAGAAAGGAATGGTAGGCCTGTCCTTTTGTGATTTTGCTGGGACGCGGGAGGAGAAAGAGATGATGGCTGCTTATAGGCAGAAAGAATGGCCAAGGCGCTATAAGGTCATACAGAGTCCCAGTTGTCTGATGAGTTCAGTCTTTAAACTTTGTAGATGTGAAGCACACATGCTTTAGCAATCTAACAAATTGTCTCTTTCCTGTATTCCCATGCAGAATGGGTCTCACCTGTGGCCATTAGCTctgcaaaagagaaaagaaggcCGTTGCCCTCTTGAGCCTGGCGAGATCGCTATCATCCTCCGGGCACTGGGTTACACAAGAGGAACACAGATATACGTTGCGTCAGGGCAAGTGTATGGCGGCAAAAACAGGATGGCTCCCCTCCGAAACATGTTCCCAAATTTGGTAAGCACTAGACATTCGCACTCcccttcattaaaaaaaaacaaaatactatCATGGCCTTCATGCTCCTGACTAGTGTAGCAGTAGTGATCACTGAACACAGAGTTAGAAAAGCTCATTCTACTAACCCTGAAAAACATCCATGAACACAGAGTTAGAAAAACTCATTCTACTGACCCTGAAAAACATCCATGGGCCTCATTGAGGCATGCTATTTTGGCCTCATGAATGTTTCTAGGGCAACTACAATGATGCCGAAAGGGTTCAATGAGGACAAAATGCTATCATGGCCTTCGTGTTACTGACTGGTGAACTCTGAACCCAGAATAGTCACAAATGCTCATTCTACCGACCCTGAAAAACCCCAATTtggtgatgtttttgggaaaaaaaaatgattgcaGCTTTTGAAGCCAATTTTTTTGCCCTATCAAATTTTTGACAGCTTTATTAGTGTCATATGAACATTTTGTTTCTTATCAAATTGAGTATTGTAGTAGAAAAAAATAGCTCAAAACCAACCAAACAATCTCTTTGTTTCGAGATTGAGGCCATGACTGATCGGCTTGTTGGTGCAGGTGACCAAGGAGGAGCTCGCCagcgcggcggagatggcgccgTTCCGGAAGCACGTGACGAGCCTGGCGGCGCTGGACTTCCTGGTGTGCCTGAGGTCGGACGCGTTCGTCATGACCCACGGCGGCAACTTCGCCAAGCTCATCATGGGGGCCCGCCGCTACGGGGGCCGCCACCGGCTCAAGTCCATCAAGCCCGACAAGGGCCTCATGTCCAAGTCCCTCGGCGACCCACACATGGGCTGGGCCGCCTTCTCCGACGACGTCGTCATCACCCACCAGACCAGGGCCGGGCTGCCCGAGCCCACTTTCCCCAACTACGACCTCTGGGAGAATCCTCTCACTCCCTGCATGTGTCCTACAGCCTGAACCCCCCTGATGAATCTTCAGGCTTGAAAGTTCAATTATACAGTTAGGATCACTGGCAGTATAGTGCTAGAACATTTTATGTTCTTGTTTTTtcgttttcgtttttttttttgctcacgTAGTCCTATTACTAGCAGGATTTACCACCTCGATTGGTCAGCGAAATTCGAGCCCCAGCGAAGCGTACTCTTTTGCTAATTTTGAACAAACTTTAACATATTTCGAATGAATTATGACCTGAGATGAACGTTTTGAGCCAGCTCATGGTGATAGAAGTCCGCGGATTTTGCTTAAAAAATCGTCGAGATCATGAAtcaaggtgttttttttttcctgaaaactATGAAAGATTAGGTAAACTACGGTCAGTAAGCTAAGATTAAGAGAATCAGTTGATTGATAATCAACTTCTAAGAAAACTAAACTTTTCAgtttttatcttttattttatttactaGATTCTATAGCTAAAAAGTTCTTAAAATCTGGATAATTATAAGAAAAACTACGAGTGCAACGAGGCTTTACAAGCTTCCCAATCAGAGTACTCTACTTTCCTTTTTTGATAGAAATACGCTCACTTTATTCAGATAACATGGCGATCAGTGGAATCCGATCTACCAAAATGTTCACAAATTCTAGGAGGGGAGCAGACCAAACATTTAGTAACGGATAAACTGGATGAACTGGTCCTGGATTGGGCCTTCGTTGGTGAACTCGTTTTATTCCGCAGATGAAGATGTGGactactcaaaaaaaaaaaaaaaggcaagtctaacgtttgaccgttcgtcttattttaaaaaatattaaaacattaaaaagataagtcacgcataaagtattaatcatgttttatcatctaacaacaatgaaaatattaattataaaaaaatttcatataagacggatagtcaaacgttgTCACGGAAATTcagggtttgatttttttttttttggacggagggagtaggtagtAGATAGTGGATGATTCATCACTCTTTCACTTTACTCGTTGGTTAGTTAAACAAAagcaaaggaagaagaaaaaaaaaagcactagGCTTACGTTACTACACACGCGGCAGACAAGCAGCCCATGCATGCTTGCTGCTCGCCACGTCCTCTCAACTCGAAAGCTGTTTATAATGCAAACTCGTAGCCTCTCTCGATCCCCGGACACAGATTCATCACCACTAGAATCTTCCACACAAAACTCAGTACAAGATCGGCAATGGCGCAGCAGCTGAGgacaccggcggcggaggaggcgctgcTGCGCGGCCACGCCGCCGGTGACAAggacgacgccgtcgccggcgagagcAAGGACGCGaagcgcgcgcgggcggggctctGCGGCGTGCTCCGGGAGCGGAAGGTGGTGGAGCTGGCGCGCGCCAAGCGGCGGCTGGTGGAGGTCCCCTACACGGCGACGCTCGCGCACACGGCGAacgcgctcctcgccgcccgcgTCTCCGCTGTCGcagtcgccgcgccgccggggcACTGGATCGGCGCCGGCGGGTCCATGATCCTCGAGTCCGACCCGGCCACCGGCGCCGTCCGCAAGCACTACATCGGCATGGTCAACATGCTCGACATCCTCGCCCACATCGCCGAGGCCGGCGATGacaacgacgccgccgccgatgctgcTCCCAGCGAGGCCGTCGACCTCGACCGCCGCATGGCCGTGCCGGTCTCCTCCGTCATCGGCCACTCCCTCGAAGGCCTCACCCTGTGGACTCTCCATCCAAACACCAGGTAGTGTCTTCTTGAATTGAACCATACAAATCATTTAATTTCTTTCCTCGCCAAAAAGGGAAGAAACCATTATTTCTTCCTGACAAAATCAGATCATAAATAAATTGCACATTTGCACTAATTTGATTTCTCATCATCGTGGAGTTAATTAGCTGTTGATGTGTAGATAATTAGTGCTTATTCGGGTTGTAGgatttttttaaggaattttaacctatatatagaaataggaaaaagaaTAGAAGAAATAGAAATACATGCACACTTTAATTCATAGGAATCTTTCAAGAGGTTTAAGTGGTAGAAAATTTTGTATGTTTTCTTTCTACAGCTTGTAATGAAAAATTTCCTTCTGTTTTCCTATACTCATATTCTTGTTACAAACTGAAACCGAATGacacacataaaaaaatatttcttcagAATTCAAAACCTTTGTTTTTTAGCTGTTGATACGtgtaattgtaaaaaaaaatgtttttattgACACGTTGTCGGTTGTTGTGAACTACTCCAATCTTGCTCACAAAATTagacaataaataaatataactaATTTCTTATTCTAGTATGTGTTAAATTATAATTGTAAAATTACTTGTTAATATGTCCATTTGCAATATAAGTTTgtaacaacattttttttttgaaacaacccGCATAAGATAGTGTGAGTTTATATAGACGTTTCTATTGACAGAGAGAAACAATTTCAGAATGGTGACGCAATTTACGATTGCCTTTTACAATTTGTGTTTTGTGAACTGCAAGTGTGCTGGATTGCATGGAGACGTTCAGCAAGGGGGTGCACCGCGCGCTGGTGCCGCTGGAGAGCGCGGCGGAGaatgtggtggcggcggagctcgtcGAGGCGGCGCCGGGGTACAGGATGGTGACGCAGATGGACGTGGCGCGCttcctgcgcgcgcgcgccgccgagctGGGGGACGCCATCCTGTCGCGCTCCgtgcgcggcgtcggcgtcggcggcgccgtgctCGCCGTGGCGAGCGGCACCAAGGTGATCGAGGCCGTCCGGGCGATGCGCGccgcgtcgctcgccgccgtccccgtcgtggacgccgcccccgccgacgacgccgacgcgcggcggatcctcctccagctccaggaCGGGAGGGGGAAGCGCGTCGTCGAGACGTTCTCGGCGACGGACCTCCGCGACTGCCCCGTGGCGGAGCTCCAGGCGTGGCTGGGCGTCGCCGTGGCGGAGTTCAAGAAGAAGGTGGCCATGTACCGCGCCGGCgttctcgccgccgacgccgacgaggacgaagagcggcggcgggagatgGTGACGTGCTCGCCGGAGAGCACGCTGGGGGAGGCGATCGAGAAGGCGGTGGCGCACCACGTGCACCGGCTGTGGGTGGTCGACGAGGAGGGGTTgctcgccggggtggtgtcgctGACCGACGTGCTCCGCGTCGTCAGGGAGGCCGCCATCGGCGAGGACCGGGAGCTCCACGACATCCTAAGCtagacaactttttttttttttgtcgtaaAGACAAGAAAAGTATGTATCTGCACTGCAAACTGCCATGGTCGGCACAATGTGGTTGTTTTCGTGTTGTGAATTTTGCTTTGTTTCCATCAACATCAATGGATCGGTTTGGGCTGGTTTAGTtctcaattttttcttcaaactttaaatttttcatcacatcaaaatttttctacacacgtaAATTTTCAACTTTCTTAACTTTTTCGTTACATTGTTCTAATTTCAATCGAATTTTTTGTTACATTGTTTTAATTTCAATCGAACTtttaatgtgaactaaacacgcctTGGTAACACactcaaaa of the Oryza sativa Japonica Group chromosome 2, ASM3414082v1 genome contains:
- the LOC4328368 gene encoding protein PECTIC ARABINOGALACTAN SYNTHESIS-RELATED; its protein translation is MAELRHSTVAAAAARSSNSPAKRDSDASAASSPFASTSSARGRGGGDDDDGKDAHRSSPLLPHHHKRLGLPSPLRSLLALEDPRSPSASSSYRILFALLAFLLLAATFSATSVWSRLNAPYLCQKDGITLHCPETKEAPSLWENPRAATTSWKPCAERRSNEPSDVPPENETSGYIFIHAEGGLNQQRIAICNAVAIAKIMKATLILPVLKQDQIWKDQTKFEDIFDVDHFINYLKDDVRIVRDIPDWFTEKDELFTSIKRTVKNIPKYASAQFYIDNVLPRIKEKKIMSIKPFVDRLGYDNVPMEINRLRCRVNYHALKFLPDIEEMADKLAARMRNRTGSVNPYMALHLRFEKGMVGLSFCDFAGTREEKEMMAAYRQKEWPRRYKNGSHLWPLALQKRKEGRCPLEPGEIAIILRALGYTRGTQIYVASGQVYGGKNRMAPLRNMFPNLVTKEELASAAEMAPFRKHVTSLAALDFLVCLRSDAFVMTHGGNFAKLIMGARRYGGRHRLKSIKPDKGLMSKSLGDPHMGWAAFSDDVVITHQTRAGLPEPTFPNYDLWENPLTPCMCPTA
- the LOC4328369 gene encoding SNF1-related protein kinase regulatory subunit gamma-like PV42a; translated protein: MAQQLRTPAAEEALLRGHAAGDKDDAVAGESKDAKRARAGLCGVLRERKVVELARAKRRLVEVPYTATLAHTANALLAARVSAVAVAAPPGHWIGAGGSMILESDPATGAVRKHYIGMVNMLDILAHIAEAGDDNDAAADAAPSEAVDLDRRMAVPVSSVIGHSLEGLTLWTLHPNTSVLDCMETFSKGVHRALVPLESAAENVVAAELVEAAPGYRMVTQMDVARFLRARAAELGDAILSRSVRGVGVGGAVLAVASGTKVIEAVRAMRAASLAAVPVVDAAPADDADARRILLQLQDGRGKRVVETFSATDLRDCPVAELQAWLGVAVAEFKKKVAMYRAGVLAADADEDEERRREMVTCSPESTLGEAIEKAVAHHVHRLWVVDEEGLLAGVVSLTDVLRVVREAAIGEDRELHDILS